In one window of Orcinus orca chromosome 17, mOrcOrc1.1, whole genome shotgun sequence DNA:
- the LRATD2 gene encoding protein LRATD2, producing MGNQVEKLTHLSYKEVPTADPTGVDRDDGPRIGVSYIFSNDDEDVEPQPPPQGPDGGGGGLPDGGDGLPLPSPQPYDPRLHEVECSVFYRDECIYQKSFAPGSAALSTYTPENLLNKCRPGDLVEFVSQAQYPHWAVYVGNFQVVHLHRLEVSNSFLTDASQGRRGRVVNELYRYKPLSPSAVVRNALAHVGAKERELSWRNSESFAAWCRYGKREFKIGGELRIGKQPYRLQIQLSAQRSHTLEFQSLEDLIMEKRRNDQIGRAAVLQELATHLHPAEPDVSDSDAARTTPPPGRPPAPAREEGAREAVVR from the coding sequence ATGGGCAACCAGGTGGAGAAACTGACCCACCTAAGTTATAAGGAAGTTCCCACTGCCGACCCGACGGGCGTGGACCGGGACGACGGGCCCCGCATCGGGGTCTCCTACATCTTCTCCAATGACGACGAGGACGTGGAGCCGCAGCCGCCGCCCCAGGGGCCGGATGGCGGTGGCGGCGGTTTGCCTGACGGCGGGGACGGGCTGCCGCTGCCCTCGCCGCAGCCCTATGACCCGCGGCTGCACGAGGTGGAGTGCTCCGTGTTCTACCGCGACGAGTGCATCTACCAGAAAAGCTTCGCGCCGGGCTCCGCGGCGCTGAGCACCTACACGCCCGAGAACCTGCTCAACAAGTGCAGGCCTGGCGACCTGGTGGAGTTCGTGTCGCAGGCGCAGTACCCGCACTGGGCTGTCTACGTGGGCAACTTCCAGGTGGTGCACTTGCACCGGCTGGAGGTGAGCAACAGCTTCCTGACGGACGCGAGCCAGGGCCGGCGCGGCCGCGTGGTAAACGAGCTGTACCGCTACAAGCCGCTGAGCCCCAGCGCCGTGGTGCGCAACGCGCTGGCGCACGTGGGCGCCAAGGAGCGCGAGCTGAGCTGGCGCAACTCGGAGAGCTTCGCCGCCTGGTGCCGCTACGGCAAGCGCGAATTCAAGATCGGCGGCGAGCTGCGCATCGGTAAGCAGCCCTACCGGCTGCAGATCCAGCTCTCTGCGCAGCGTAGCCACACGCTCGAGTTCCAGAGCTTGGAGGACCTGATCATGGAGAAGCGGCGCAACGACCAGATCGGGCGCGCCGCGGTGCTGCAGGAGCTCGCCACGCACCTGCACCCCGCTGAGCCGGACGTAAGCGACAGCGACGCCGCGCGGACTACGCCGCCTCCCGGGCGCCCCCCCGCGCCCGCCCGGGAGGAGGGGGCCCGAGAGGCGGTGGTTCGCTGA